From the genome of Lentimonas sp. CC4, one region includes:
- a CDS encoding arylsulfatase, protein MLLSDKIPGLRACLAASILMLSSLHAAQPPVVSSSNPNIILIFADDLGYGDLSCYGATKIQTPNIDALAAEGKTFTDAHSSSAVCTPSRYGLLTGQYPFRANGGKGVWKPTGLDTALIINTETLTLADVLNRQGYATAAFGKWHLGFKTGKNDWQEPLRPGPQDLGFDYYFGMPVVNSAPPYAYVENDHFYGSDPSDPLINVGRSGKGAHPLSKLPKEAGHRTPNYYKGQTKAYELFDDYEVGTTLAEKAVDWMESRESDQPFFVYFAATQVHHPFTPAKRFQGTSQAGLYGDFAHELDWIVGELRSSLEKMGVADNTLIIFTSDNGGMFNTGGIAAAKLGHKINGDLLGSKFGVWEGGHRVPFIAWWPRQIEAGTTSDQMLSNVDLLATFAAVGGSELSEAEQQDSINMLPALTGNPDKPLRTEMIVTPNKPSNMALRKGKWMYIPAKSDGGFAGNVAATKLVNTPNSDIENGKIKKDAPRAQLYDLEADVNQTQNVFNQNPEVAQQMAADLKGYRATASIDNAKSKSKKKFK, encoded by the coding sequence ATGCTACTATCTGATAAAATCCCTGGTCTCCGAGCATGTCTCGCTGCCAGCATCTTGATGCTCTCGTCACTACATGCGGCGCAGCCACCTGTGGTGAGCTCGTCGAATCCAAATATCATCCTCATTTTTGCCGATGATCTCGGTTACGGGGACCTCAGTTGCTACGGAGCCACTAAGATACAAACACCGAATATCGACGCGCTCGCCGCAGAAGGGAAGACGTTTACCGATGCGCACTCCTCGTCGGCAGTATGCACGCCATCTCGCTACGGTCTATTGACGGGGCAGTATCCCTTTCGTGCCAATGGTGGTAAAGGCGTCTGGAAACCTACAGGGCTCGACACCGCGTTGATCATCAATACCGAAACGCTGACGCTTGCGGATGTGCTGAACCGCCAAGGCTACGCCACCGCCGCTTTTGGCAAATGGCATCTAGGCTTCAAAACGGGAAAGAACGACTGGCAGGAGCCACTGCGCCCCGGGCCGCAGGATTTGGGCTTCGACTATTACTTTGGTATGCCTGTCGTGAACAGCGCTCCACCTTATGCCTATGTGGAAAATGACCATTTTTATGGCAGCGATCCCAGTGACCCACTGATCAATGTAGGTCGAAGTGGTAAGGGCGCACATCCGCTCTCAAAGCTCCCCAAAGAAGCAGGGCACCGGACTCCGAATTATTATAAAGGCCAAACCAAAGCCTATGAATTGTTTGACGACTATGAAGTCGGCACCACGTTGGCCGAAAAAGCCGTCGATTGGATGGAAAGCAGGGAATCCGACCAGCCCTTTTTCGTCTACTTTGCAGCGACTCAAGTGCATCACCCCTTTACTCCGGCCAAGCGCTTTCAAGGCACCAGCCAGGCTGGCCTCTATGGTGACTTTGCCCACGAGCTCGATTGGATCGTCGGAGAGCTCAGAAGCAGTCTCGAAAAAATGGGGGTAGCTGACAACACCCTCATCATCTTCACCAGTGACAATGGCGGCATGTTCAACACCGGAGGCATCGCCGCAGCCAAGTTGGGCCACAAGATCAATGGCGACCTGCTCGGGTCCAAGTTTGGCGTATGGGAAGGCGGGCACCGTGTGCCATTTATCGCATGGTGGCCTCGTCAAATCGAAGCAGGCACTACATCGGATCAAATGCTAAGTAATGTCGATCTGCTGGCGACCTTCGCTGCGGTCGGCGGTAGCGAACTGAGTGAAGCCGAGCAGCAGGACAGTATCAATATGCTGCCTGCCCTGACTGGTAATCCGGATAAGCCACTGCGCACGGAGATGATCGTCACGCCCAATAAGCCAAGTAACATGGCGCTGCGTAAGGGTAAATGGATGTATATCCCGGCCAAAAGTGATGGCGGGTTCGCTGGCAATGTCGCTGCGACCAAACTCGTCAATACGCCCAACAGCGACATTGAAAACGGCAAGATCAAGAAGGACGCACCACGCGCCCAGCTCTACGATCTGGAAGCCGACGTGAATCAAACCCAGAATGTGTTTAACCAAAACCCAGAGGTAGCACAGCAGATGGCGGCCGACCTGAAAGGTTACAGGGCAACGGCTTCTATTGATAATGCTAAGTCAAAATCGAAGAAGAAATTCAAGTAA
- a CDS encoding PEP-CTERM sorting domain-containing protein (PEP-CTERM proteins occur, often in large numbers, in the proteomes of bacteria that also encode an exosortase, a predicted intramembrane cysteine proteinase. The presence of a PEP-CTERM domain at a protein's C-terminus predicts cleavage within the sorting domain, followed by covalent anchoring to some some component of the (usually Gram-negative) cell surface. Many PEP-CTERM proteins exhibit an unusual sequence composition that includes large numbers of potential glycosylation sites. Expression of one such protein has been shown restore the ability of a bacterium to form floc, a type of biofilm.): MKKLITLSLLPMALLSAADAAIVANQTIGIDFGTAAPAGATTFNQFDAHNNVIADAGTLAFSALGINSGALKDTANADVTGVGFVVTNNTGWATGNANVTTGAEGAGLMTDSSVYSDTIISNNASGHVIAAGAHFLFTFTGLDDSLTYDLTGGFDNNNNNFDATWSVGAQGSFTTDLTASVGYGTITGLTTDGFGNIEIKVQENSLHVVAGALTLTAVPEPSSYALIAGAFALTSIMVRRRRS; this comes from the coding sequence ATGAAAAAACTCATTACTCTATCTCTCCTTCCAATGGCACTGCTTTCAGCGGCTGATGCTGCGATTGTAGCCAATCAAACTATTGGCATTGATTTCGGCACGGCTGCTCCTGCCGGAGCAACGACTTTCAATCAATTTGATGCGCATAACAATGTCATCGCGGATGCTGGAACTCTGGCTTTTTCCGCGTTGGGAATCAATTCGGGTGCTCTGAAAGACACCGCCAACGCAGACGTAACTGGCGTGGGTTTCGTAGTGACGAACAACACGGGGTGGGCCACAGGTAACGCCAACGTGACTACCGGAGCTGAGGGCGCTGGTTTGATGACTGACTCTTCGGTTTATAGCGACACCATCATTTCGAATAATGCGTCGGGACATGTGATCGCTGCAGGTGCCCATTTCCTGTTCACCTTTACTGGCCTAGACGACTCCCTAACTTACGACCTCACGGGCGGTTTTGACAATAATAACAACAATTTCGACGCGACTTGGTCGGTGGGTGCTCAGGGCAGTTTCACCACGGATTTGACTGCCAGCGTTGGATATGGAACCATTACAGGCCTCACCACAGATGGATTTGGCAATATAGAAATCAAGGTTCAAGAAAACTCACTTCATGTTGTTGCCGGTGCACTAACTCTGACAGCAGTCCCAGAGCCAAGCAGCTACGCGCTGATCGCAGGTGCGTTTGCGCTGACTTCCATCATGGTTCGTCGCCGTCGCAGCTAG
- a CDS encoding GH116 family glycosyl hydrolase, whose amino-acid sequence MKSHSKLSSASSPLSLAPGISRRRFLVAAGTFAAGLAAGPLMAASSRESYAAALKAESALRGHWRFDGDLVDVLGKSQAKASGTTSFVSGAIEGKAISLEPNAPILVPNADKLKGRSTTLELFFKIDSKPTGDGNPVIIAQSNGKSALFVIGVKNDLSALLYQNNNGAVVTEINLPTDQPIEVGRWYHFALTSFDLDVRAYIDGYECSLVGGAYEYTRRGPKKTTMTLGATPVNNGWSSTNISLDEVACYARGLTQSEIQAHIKAAGPEWQKTLKQAGALAAAVLAERNAVRDSKAEAMLNDPALTGHGETTVYEGERLEAINFMVGGIGAGAIQFNGKAEPAIWQIACNYEERRVDDSFLGIRAQAEGGKSVVRALQTESVGPFEAMSSLKFEGEYPFAKYIFEEPALPVEVELEVFNPFIPMDLNACAIPCAIYTVTAKNTSSSKVVVDVLSAQKNALGYNEGRGGNSFGKNQNEFLKSGDTSIIHMTREGNDSADMVLMTDAAGATAATDWGTTNVLHRAVDIARKLQGPTKTDASLTGKSVNGALLAPLELAPGESKSVTFVLAWYFKPGKHGSGKNVALEGEGKSLGKAWGGQGQNYTNWWPNAMSLAAYLKDNIADLTARTRLFHKTLYESTLPVWLLDRMSSQLAVLRSQTFWWASSGYMGMWEGCNETGGCCGGNCTHVYHYAQAHARLLPEMGRLLREQDYDRQTSKGLTPYRHTNQSGAADGFYGTILNTYREHLCSTDDSWLKSEWPKVKKGMDWSIGYWNPSRDGFMETTQHNTLDGDFQGCSSWIGSMYLAALEAAARMADIMGDTTKAAEWRKIRESGKKLQNDRLWNGEYYIQEQGKKRSQDYLDGCHIDQILGEWWADQVDVDRCYPKERSRKAMESLLKYNFLTDFNGHSLKPRQYCEITDGGMKMITWPNDPQPIPGMKYGDEVMTGFEYGAAVSMMQNGMVEEGLMVIKIIFDRYNGRLRTEGVSAVRNGPWGYSGNPFGDDECGKFYGRSLSVWSALLALQGFHYDGPKGEIAFRPVLTPENHASFYTVAEGYGLFSQQRSASQLTAALNLAEGDVVLNQVMLQVAEGKQAKTAQVKLAGRSVTAKLDTNGSDLRLSFQSPVTIKAGQQLDIQVQCA is encoded by the coding sequence ATGAAATCCCACTCTAAATTGTCATCTGCCTCCTCTCCTTTATCGCTCGCCCCAGGTATTTCCCGTCGCCGCTTTTTGGTAGCCGCTGGAACCTTCGCCGCAGGACTCGCAGCTGGTCCGCTCATGGCCGCTAGCAGTCGTGAGTCGTATGCCGCTGCATTGAAAGCAGAGTCAGCATTACGTGGTCATTGGCGTTTTGATGGCGACCTCGTGGATGTGCTGGGTAAGTCTCAAGCGAAAGCCAGTGGGACGACTTCTTTTGTTAGTGGAGCGATCGAGGGCAAAGCCATTAGCCTAGAACCGAATGCACCCATTCTCGTGCCGAATGCCGACAAGCTGAAAGGCCGGTCCACCACACTAGAGCTTTTCTTTAAGATCGATTCGAAGCCAACAGGCGATGGCAACCCAGTGATCATCGCACAAAGCAATGGCAAATCGGCACTCTTTGTGATCGGAGTGAAGAACGATCTATCAGCACTGCTCTATCAGAATAATAATGGGGCGGTGGTTACTGAGATCAACCTACCGACCGATCAGCCGATTGAAGTCGGACGTTGGTATCACTTCGCACTCACAAGTTTCGACCTAGACGTGCGTGCTTACATCGATGGCTATGAATGTAGCCTCGTCGGTGGTGCGTATGAATATACGCGTAGGGGACCTAAGAAAACCACGATGACGCTCGGCGCTACACCTGTAAACAATGGCTGGAGCTCAACCAATATTTCGCTCGATGAAGTGGCCTGTTATGCACGCGGCCTGACGCAGTCGGAGATTCAAGCGCATATCAAAGCGGCAGGGCCAGAGTGGCAGAAAACTCTCAAGCAAGCGGGTGCCTTAGCAGCGGCTGTCCTAGCGGAGCGTAATGCGGTTCGCGATTCTAAAGCTGAAGCGATGCTGAATGACCCTGCCCTTACGGGGCACGGTGAAACGACTGTCTATGAGGGCGAGCGTCTTGAGGCGATTAACTTTATGGTAGGTGGTATCGGTGCGGGTGCGATCCAGTTCAATGGTAAAGCCGAACCAGCGATTTGGCAGATCGCTTGTAATTACGAAGAGCGTCGCGTGGACGATAGTTTTCTAGGCATTCGCGCACAAGCAGAGGGCGGCAAGTCTGTCGTTCGAGCCTTGCAGACTGAATCAGTCGGTCCATTTGAAGCAATGTCCTCGTTGAAGTTCGAAGGTGAATACCCTTTTGCAAAGTATATCTTTGAAGAACCTGCACTACCAGTTGAGGTCGAGCTAGAAGTCTTTAATCCATTCATTCCAATGGACCTGAATGCCTGTGCGATTCCATGTGCGATTTACACCGTCACAGCGAAAAACACATCGAGCTCTAAAGTCGTGGTCGACGTTCTATCCGCGCAGAAAAATGCGCTCGGCTATAACGAGGGCAGGGGGGGGAACAGCTTTGGTAAAAATCAGAATGAGTTTTTGAAGAGTGGCGATACGTCGATCATTCACATGACGCGCGAGGGCAACGACAGTGCGGACATGGTCTTGATGACGGATGCCGCAGGAGCGACTGCGGCGACCGACTGGGGCACCACGAATGTCTTACATCGCGCCGTCGATATTGCTCGCAAGCTACAAGGTCCCACCAAGACAGATGCTTCGCTAACTGGGAAGTCGGTGAACGGAGCACTCTTAGCGCCTCTTGAATTGGCTCCGGGCGAGTCGAAATCGGTGACCTTTGTTTTGGCTTGGTATTTTAAGCCGGGCAAGCACGGCTCCGGAAAAAACGTCGCCTTGGAGGGCGAAGGTAAGTCGCTCGGTAAGGCTTGGGGCGGTCAGGGGCAGAATTATACGAACTGGTGGCCAAATGCGATGAGCCTTGCGGCGTATCTAAAGGACAATATCGCCGATCTAACCGCGCGCACACGCCTGTTTCATAAAACATTGTATGAATCGACACTGCCAGTCTGGTTGCTGGATCGTATGAGCTCGCAGCTTGCGGTCTTGCGTAGCCAAACCTTCTGGTGGGCATCCAGTGGCTACATGGGCATGTGGGAAGGTTGTAATGAAACCGGTGGTTGCTGCGGTGGTAACTGCACCCACGTCTATCACTATGCTCAAGCACACGCACGTTTATTGCCTGAGATGGGGCGTCTCCTACGTGAGCAAGATTATGACCGTCAAACCTCCAAGGGCCTAACACCGTATCGTCATACCAACCAGAGCGGAGCGGCCGATGGATTCTACGGCACCATTCTCAATACTTACCGCGAGCATCTTTGTTCCACCGATGATAGTTGGCTAAAGTCGGAATGGCCAAAGGTGAAGAAGGGTATGGACTGGAGTATCGGCTACTGGAACCCGAGTCGTGATGGCTTCATGGAAACCACGCAGCACAATACTTTGGACGGCGACTTCCAGGGCTGTTCGTCATGGATCGGTAGCATGTATTTGGCCGCGCTCGAAGCAGCTGCACGGATGGCCGATATAATGGGCGACACCACCAAGGCAGCGGAATGGCGTAAGATTCGCGAGTCCGGGAAAAAGCTGCAAAACGATCGTCTCTGGAATGGCGAATATTACATTCAAGAGCAGGGCAAGAAGCGCAGTCAGGACTATCTCGATGGCTGCCATATCGATCAGATTTTGGGTGAATGGTGGGCCGATCAGGTCGATGTCGATCGTTGCTATCCGAAGGAGCGCTCACGCAAGGCGATGGAGTCCTTGCTGAAATACAACTTCCTGACTGACTTTAACGGTCACTCGCTCAAGCCACGCCAATATTGTGAAATCACCGATGGTGGCATGAAAATGATCACTTGGCCCAATGACCCACAGCCGATCCCTGGCATGAAATACGGCGATGAGGTCATGACCGGTTTCGAATACGGCGCTGCGGTCTCCATGATGCAAAATGGTATGGTGGAAGAAGGTTTGATGGTCATTAAGATCATCTTTGACCGTTACAACGGTCGCTTGCGCACCGAGGGAGTGTCTGCAGTGAGAAACGGCCCATGGGGCTATTCTGGCAATCCATTTGGCGACGACGAGTGTGGTAAATTCTATGGTCGTTCGCTCAGTGTCTGGTCGGCATTGCTCGCACTCCAAGGCTTCCACTACGATGGGCCGAAAGGTGAGATTGCGTTCCGCCCCGTGCTGACTCCAGAGAACCACGCAAGCTTTTATACAGTAGCGGAAGGCTACGGGCTCTTCTCACAACAGCGCAGCGCGAGTCAACTAACGGCCGCGTTAAACCTTGCTGAAGGAGACGTTGTCCTGAACCAAGTGATGCTTCAAGTGGCTGAAGGCAAGCAAGCGAAGACCGCACAGGTCAAACTCGCGGGACGAAGTGTTACGGCAAAGCTCGACACCAACGGCAGCGATCTGCGTCTGTCCTTCCAAAGCCCAGTTACAATTAAGGCAGGCCAGCAACTCGACATTCAAGTGCAGTGCGCATAA
- a CDS encoding tetratricopeptide repeat protein produces MLLIIVAGSLGAVIYFVSKNYRQLEHINGAIAAFNSEDWELAEKRLTQAISEDPNNEEIVAKLATVNQQLGNWTEAGILWSRAAELNAFNADYVDNSLNAFLRAGRIEYLRIKLTSIQPFQADRPRLLMAFVNAQTGQMNEARVLVEEVVDPNALTTPLGELVVLLVDEAPEMTPLKINKLEELAESTDASVANYALYILADRAIQQGEMVRAESYLKRRIPLNEKSGMMSLANLYYIQGKSAEAAELYRTLIDNLTPMESIRFAEVLIALKSTDELQNLAKRYRVGSRADIIAGYYMDALLAYEAGNASSVSEKVEAMGNEMPNTLVAQLLTFYDAIHRKDTKEIVNLLTAFPYDANERLVTYSSLLKPLVVELMAEDNFIEAARISELLQLRNFNDAVFTLAVIGNAAQKQLLSKIDLEQALQSYPEEPKLWSIAADFHLRNNDFAAAQTAAETLLELLPGNVSAQLQRIGALESMKRTAEAAIAFESLYAENPSNLRVLMQYLAFCSRNQLSENLNALVLLLQQNSATTPAAALLLAQAELANLNAEAETVHTLLMQVVNDPRLIATPENAAMLYRVANLLATYNYEVPAITVYRKLLTLSPNAVPILANLSELYAAQALEAPNDTARQAALDFAQQAYEADPKSPIARECYALRLYDNGSYDAAQKLLFNFIQTGSASARIRTAWKGSMEHLIQNLAAREEIYNRSNLCNLVLNEFPNNEIALQNLKSIQENRARRAVESQSQREESK; encoded by the coding sequence ATGTTGTTAATAATCGTCGCAGGGTCATTAGGCGCAGTGATTTATTTCGTTTCGAAGAATTACCGACAATTGGAGCATATCAATGGCGCGATCGCTGCCTTTAACAGCGAGGATTGGGAACTGGCAGAAAAGAGACTGACGCAAGCGATCTCGGAAGATCCTAATAATGAAGAGATCGTGGCCAAATTAGCAACTGTCAACCAGCAGTTAGGGAATTGGACTGAAGCCGGCATTCTATGGTCGCGCGCGGCTGAATTAAACGCCTTTAACGCCGATTATGTGGACAATTCACTGAATGCATTCCTGCGAGCTGGAAGAATTGAATACCTTCGTATCAAACTGACCTCAATCCAACCATTTCAGGCAGACCGACCTCGTTTACTAATGGCATTTGTCAATGCACAGACAGGACAAATGAACGAGGCTAGAGTGCTCGTTGAAGAGGTGGTTGATCCAAACGCGCTGACCACCCCTCTGGGTGAGCTCGTGGTTTTACTCGTCGACGAGGCTCCAGAGATGACGCCTCTAAAAATTAATAAATTGGAAGAATTGGCGGAGTCGACGGATGCGTCTGTGGCAAACTATGCACTTTACATACTGGCCGATCGTGCGATCCAACAGGGAGAGATGGTGCGCGCGGAGAGTTACTTAAAACGCCGAATTCCTCTCAATGAAAAATCAGGCATGATGAGCCTAGCAAACCTTTACTATATCCAGGGGAAATCAGCCGAGGCTGCAGAACTGTATCGCACATTGATAGATAACTTAACCCCCATGGAATCCATTCGTTTTGCGGAAGTATTAATAGCACTCAAATCGACTGACGAGCTACAAAATCTAGCGAAACGTTATCGAGTCGGCAGCCGTGCAGACATTATAGCTGGATACTACATGGATGCATTGCTCGCATATGAGGCAGGCAATGCAAGCAGTGTATCCGAAAAGGTGGAGGCCATGGGAAATGAAATGCCAAATACACTCGTGGCTCAATTGTTGACTTTTTACGATGCAATCCACCGTAAAGACACGAAGGAAATCGTGAATTTACTGACGGCTTTCCCTTATGATGCCAATGAACGACTCGTCACATATAGCAGCTTACTAAAACCTTTGGTGGTCGAGTTAATGGCAGAGGATAACTTTATTGAGGCGGCTCGAATTTCGGAATTGCTCCAGTTGCGTAACTTTAACGATGCCGTCTTTACATTAGCCGTGATCGGCAATGCGGCACAAAAGCAACTGCTATCGAAAATTGATTTAGAACAAGCGCTGCAATCGTATCCAGAAGAACCTAAACTCTGGTCAATCGCGGCGGACTTTCACCTGAGGAATAACGATTTCGCCGCGGCTCAGACTGCGGCTGAGACACTCTTAGAACTGTTACCCGGAAATGTATCTGCACAGTTACAACGAATTGGCGCATTGGAATCAATGAAACGAACCGCTGAGGCGGCCATCGCGTTTGAGTCACTCTACGCGGAGAATCCGTCGAACCTAAGAGTCCTGATGCAGTATCTCGCATTCTGCTCGCGCAATCAACTCAGCGAAAACTTGAACGCCTTAGTGTTATTGCTTCAACAGAATTCAGCAACGACGCCAGCCGCTGCCCTCTTACTCGCACAGGCTGAACTTGCGAATCTAAACGCAGAAGCCGAGACGGTGCATACGCTACTCATGCAAGTCGTGAATGATCCGCGATTGATCGCTACCCCAGAGAACGCAGCGATGCTTTATCGTGTCGCAAATCTACTTGCGACCTACAATTATGAAGTGCCCGCAATTACGGTATACCGCAAGCTTCTGACGCTCTCACCAAATGCAGTGCCGATACTCGCCAATCTCTCTGAGCTTTACGCCGCACAAGCGCTAGAGGCTCCGAACGACACGGCACGTCAAGCAGCCTTGGACTTCGCGCAGCAGGCCTACGAGGCTGATCCGAAATCACCGATTGCCCGTGAATGTTACGCTCTCAGACTTTATGATAATGGGTCTTACGATGCAGCACAAAAACTCCTCTTCAACTTCATCCAAACAGGCAGCGCCTCTGCTCGAATTCGCACCGCGTGGAAAGGTAGCATGGAGCATTTAATACAGAATTTGGCGGCAAGAGAGGAGATCTACAATCGGTCGAATCTTTGCAATTTAGTGTTAAACGAGTTTCCGAATAACGAAATTGCATTACAAAACTTAAAGAGCATCCAAGAGAATCGGGCACGACGAGCCGTAGAATCTCAAAGCCAAAGGGAGGAATCCAAATAA
- a CDS encoding exosortase/archaeosortase family protein: protein MLSVLKSLNEYRCRLRQWLRESPLTSLLLLLVLLYAGVQMVWFTTARENAIPLWLLATVLAWRAMEQLQPGVVIDLRSQVVAWVLIALVPFALQLPGGSELHLGSRCAMMLLAMSAVTYRNGLVGTLRLMPILFLTLVIIPVQEQLFLAVSYPLRLISTMLTVETLQLFGCDIAYQLTTIRVGGFHLAITDACSGISQLAVLFLLGYIVVIMKQHRSFGLAALHYLALLPVVIFANAVRLIITILLFYAIGEKAFENTYHAALGYCFVLLATALFYVIGALFPQTPDSSQSPDTNESGPQTY, encoded by the coding sequence ATGCTCAGCGTTTTAAAGAGTCTAAATGAGTATCGGTGTCGCTTACGGCAATGGCTACGGGAATCTCCCCTCACCAGTCTACTACTGCTTCTCGTTTTACTCTATGCTGGAGTGCAAATGGTGTGGTTCACCACAGCACGAGAGAATGCAATTCCCTTGTGGCTGCTAGCGACTGTGCTCGCATGGCGTGCCATGGAACAACTGCAACCAGGTGTTGTGATTGATTTGCGATCCCAAGTGGTCGCATGGGTATTGATTGCGCTGGTGCCATTTGCATTACAACTGCCGGGTGGCAGCGAACTGCATCTGGGGTCCCGTTGTGCCATGATGCTTTTGGCAATGTCCGCGGTTACTTATCGCAATGGGCTAGTCGGCACACTGCGCTTAATGCCGATCTTGTTTCTGACCCTGGTCATTATTCCCGTGCAAGAGCAGCTCTTTCTAGCAGTGAGTTACCCACTCAGATTGATTTCAACGATGCTTACGGTGGAAACACTTCAACTCTTCGGATGCGACATCGCCTACCAACTGACCACGATTCGAGTGGGAGGATTCCACCTAGCGATTACGGATGCATGTAGTGGCATTTCCCAGTTGGCAGTGCTATTCCTGCTCGGTTACATCGTGGTGATCATGAAGCAGCATCGCAGTTTCGGTCTCGCGGCATTACACTACCTCGCATTATTGCCAGTCGTCATTTTTGCAAATGCGGTTCGCCTCATCATCACCATCTTATTATTCTACGCGATTGGTGAAAAGGCCTTCGAAAATACGTATCATGCTGCACTGGGATATTGCTTCGTCTTATTGGCGACGGCGTTATTCTATGTGATCGGAGCGCTATTCCCCCAGACACCAGATTCGAGTCAATCTCCTGATACAAACGAATCGGGGCCACAAACATATTAG
- a CDS encoding exosortase/archaeosortase family protein: MPRYLRFILLLIGFIPYAAKVPYMLRAWSDSPQDRFDWIFVSMFALLFPLAWLKTRKRMQVAAVDYAVLIVLLPALLGYGAAVYATINALQILCGIAIAYSVFWLIYGGQNAYRMLPVFALLTLGITSTTYWINYYVGDPGMTSGYLIKFTTAGILLLWLAVNLRWETKVQTRSLLYSGAVCLAILYIWQSEETSSQKGAPVILQLSEGKTGPYLGQTQEVTADDIRFFGEDSVIEKFYYIGDASGIYILALTCGRKINSIHPASHCLRSSGWTILSEEILKTSIDEDALYLTEIVAESQNQTYLFWVLYSNSEFSTGSFVHFRKEWNRDETWHTYQLMIPLESEESQSLIKARKEILALLQDTKKHSSKTEECHQIPLID; this comes from the coding sequence ATGCCGCGCTACTTAAGATTCATTTTACTACTGATCGGCTTCATCCCCTACGCGGCCAAAGTGCCCTATATGCTTCGGGCATGGAGCGATTCGCCTCAAGATCGCTTTGACTGGATATTCGTCTCGATGTTTGCGCTATTGTTTCCGCTCGCATGGCTGAAGACGCGAAAGCGGATGCAAGTCGCTGCCGTCGACTATGCCGTCTTGATTGTATTGCTTCCCGCGCTGTTGGGCTATGGCGCTGCGGTGTATGCCACTATCAACGCACTCCAGATCCTCTGTGGAATTGCGATCGCATATTCAGTCTTCTGGCTTATCTACGGTGGCCAAAATGCCTATCGAATGTTACCGGTATTTGCTCTGCTCACACTTGGAATTACCAGCACCACGTATTGGATCAATTACTACGTGGGCGATCCTGGAATGACATCTGGCTATCTCATTAAGTTTACGACCGCAGGCATTCTACTCTTGTGGTTGGCAGTTAACTTGCGGTGGGAAACAAAAGTGCAGACCCGCAGTTTATTATATTCTGGTGCAGTTTGCTTAGCGATTCTCTATATTTGGCAAAGCGAAGAAACCTCATCGCAAAAAGGTGCGCCAGTCATACTTCAACTATCCGAAGGTAAAACTGGTCCTTACCTTGGGCAGACTCAAGAAGTCACGGCAGACGATATTCGATTCTTTGGAGAAGACAGTGTCATTGAAAAGTTTTATTACATCGGAGACGCTAGCGGCATCTACATCTTGGCACTGACGTGCGGCAGGAAGATCAACTCCATCCACCCTGCGAGCCACTGCTTGCGATCCTCGGGGTGGACGATCCTCTCCGAAGAGATCCTTAAAACGAGTATCGACGAGGACGCGCTTTATCTCACTGAGATCGTCGCTGAGTCTCAGAATCAGACGTATCTTTTCTGGGTATTGTATTCCAACTCAGAATTTTCAACTGGTAGTTTCGTGCATTTCCGAAAGGAATGGAATCGGGATGAGACATGGCACACTTATCAGCTGATGATCCCCCTTGAGAGCGAAGAGAGTCAGAGCTTAATTAAAGCACGCAAGGAAATACTGGCATTACTGCAAGACACAAAAAAACACTCCTCCAAAACGGAGGAGTGCCATCAAATACCTTTAATTGATTGA